A part of Acaryochloris thomasi RCC1774 genomic DNA contains:
- a CDS encoding GTPase family protein, with product MIRLRVWQWVALILPLALVIGFLAVAAGLQIHRWHLSWIWAVVVLVLLVWRWLLARWLQIPQFETADFSNFTTADHQSESQANLKAKAELEVQRVLTAARDDILPWEDWATFFGRCQDLVSGVAQIYYPEVKRPLLNIYVPQAYGLLRGTVDDVDLWMQKLAPTLGQVSIGQAYETYETYRRLEPAARKALKVFNWSRWLFNPAAAAARTATQPYREQANQQLLGNLGQLLRETTLKALGERAIALYSGQAPQPMVVEEVAPEKTQTLRSLFEESESVDSLERSPLNVLLVGRTGAGKSSLINTLFAKELAAVDVLPSTDRLQSYAFATPEGDALTLWDAPGYEQAGREDLRSHILEKATEADILLLLTPAPDPALKMDRDFLSQVQADGLPIIVVVTQVDRLRPIREWQPPYDWQQGEKPKERAIRDAIAYRQEMLADYSSTILPLVADAPDRSMWGKTMLSQALVEALPSAQQGRLARFLTDQDTRIQAAAKIIDRYAFQMSTTQGLAALLKSPILGFISTMMSGTPALATVLATNLPIEQSPVVMGKLQIAWELYALLSTAEQTFDLLQLWPLVLERSSSPTQDAWAFGQTLVQYWLDTASGKEMPLSIMQTRYQSYLQEAKTKM from the coding sequence GTGATTCGTCTCAGAGTTTGGCAGTGGGTTGCGCTAATTTTGCCTTTGGCGCTGGTGATTGGATTCCTGGCGGTAGCAGCGGGCTTACAGATTCACCGCTGGCACCTGAGCTGGATCTGGGCTGTTGTCGTTCTTGTTCTGTTGGTCTGGCGATGGCTGCTGGCGCGGTGGCTGCAAATTCCCCAGTTCGAGACCGCTGACTTCTCTAATTTCACGACGGCAGATCACCAGAGCGAGTCACAAGCAAATCTGAAAGCCAAGGCCGAGCTGGAGGTTCAGCGTGTGTTGACGGCAGCCCGCGATGACATCTTGCCTTGGGAAGATTGGGCAACGTTTTTTGGACGCTGCCAAGACTTAGTCTCGGGAGTGGCCCAAATCTACTATCCAGAGGTTAAGCGCCCTCTGCTGAATATCTACGTGCCGCAGGCCTATGGGCTGCTGCGAGGCACCGTCGATGATGTAGATCTATGGATGCAGAAGCTTGCGCCTACCTTAGGACAGGTTTCAATCGGTCAAGCTTATGAGACGTACGAAACCTATCGACGGCTAGAGCCTGCCGCCCGCAAGGCACTTAAGGTTTTCAACTGGTCTCGCTGGTTATTTAATCCAGCAGCAGCGGCGGCCCGAACAGCCACCCAACCCTATCGAGAACAGGCCAACCAACAGTTACTGGGCAACTTAGGTCAATTACTGCGTGAAACAACGCTTAAGGCTTTAGGAGAGCGGGCCATCGCTCTTTACAGCGGTCAAGCACCTCAACCAATGGTGGTAGAAGAGGTGGCTCCAGAAAAGACGCAAACCCTGCGGTCGCTCTTTGAAGAATCTGAGTCGGTTGACAGTCTAGAACGATCGCCTCTCAACGTACTTTTGGTGGGGCGCACGGGAGCCGGAAAAAGTAGCTTAATTAATACGCTATTCGCAAAAGAGTTAGCGGCAGTAGATGTATTACCCAGCACCGATCGCCTCCAATCCTACGCTTTTGCGACGCCGGAGGGTGACGCACTGACGCTCTGGGATGCACCAGGATATGAGCAGGCAGGTCGAGAAGATTTGCGATCGCACATTCTAGAGAAAGCCACAGAAGCAGACATCCTGCTGCTGTTAACTCCAGCCCCTGACCCAGCCCTAAAAATGGATCGTGACTTCCTGAGTCAAGTGCAAGCGGATGGTCTCCCTATTATTGTTGTGGTCACCCAGGTAGACCGCCTACGCCCCATTCGTGAATGGCAACCTCCCTATGATTGGCAGCAGGGGGAAAAACCTAAAGAACGCGCGATTCGAGATGCAATAGCCTATCGCCAGGAAATGTTAGCAGACTACAGCTCCACGATATTGCCGCTGGTAGCGGATGCCCCCGATCGCTCAATGTGGGGCAAGACAATGCTATCTCAAGCCTTAGTTGAAGCCCTCCCCTCGGCACAGCAGGGCCGATTAGCCAGATTTCTCACAGATCAAGACACCCGGATCCAGGCTGCGGCTAAAATCATCGACCGGTACGCCTTTCAGATGAGTACGACCCAAGGGCTCGCAGCATTGCTAAAAAGTCCGATCCTGGGCTTTATTTCAACCATGATGTCCGGGACTCCAGCGCTCGCCACGGTCTTAGCAACAAACCTACCCATTGAGCAGTCTCCAGTTGTAATGGGCAAGCTCCAGATAGCCTGGGAACTTTACGCTTTGCTAAGTACAGCAGAACAAACCTTTGACTTGCTACAGCTGTGGCCCCTGGTACTTGAAAGATCCTCATCACCCACTCAGGATGCTTGGGCTTTTGGTCAAACCTTAGTGCAGTACTGGCTAGATACGGCCTCAGGGAAAGAAATGCCGCTCTCAATAATGCAGACTCGCTATCAAAGTTATCTGCAGGAAGCAAAGACAAAAATGTAA
- the nrdR gene encoding transcriptional regulator NrdR, protein MQCPFCQHTDSRVLESRSAESGHSVRRRRECLQCDRRFTTYERIEFVPITVIKRDGQRESFDRSKLLRGVVTACEKTGITATRIEALVDDIEAELQQRSVRDVTSTEIGEAVLKSLKALSEVAYVRFASVYRQFQGIYDFIEELNQLQDPAPAAAKASAPEPFAFITHP, encoded by the coding sequence GTGCAGTGTCCATTCTGTCAGCATACAGATAGCCGAGTCTTGGAATCTCGCTCCGCTGAGTCGGGTCACAGTGTTCGCCGACGGCGAGAGTGTCTGCAGTGCGATCGCAGGTTCACCACCTATGAGCGAATTGAATTTGTTCCCATTACCGTCATTAAGCGAGACGGACAGCGCGAGTCCTTTGATCGTTCTAAGCTGCTGCGGGGCGTTGTAACCGCCTGCGAGAAAACGGGCATCACCGCGACCCGGATTGAAGCCTTGGTTGATGATATTGAAGCTGAGCTGCAGCAACGCTCTGTCCGGGATGTCACCAGTACTGAAATTGGGGAAGCCGTCCTCAAAAGCTTGAAAGCACTGAGCGAAGTTGCCTACGTGCGATTTGCTTCTGTTTATCGACAGTTTCAAGGTATTTATGACTTTATTGAAGAACTCAATCAGCTTCAAGATCCTGCGCCTGCAGCTGCAAAGGCTTCCGCTCCAGAACCCTTCGCTTTTATCACTCACCCTTAG
- a CDS encoding PulJ/GspJ family protein produces the protein MLSSLKTFPLFKAVSPLFSQVNNGFTLTELLVAGALTTTVVGVSGVGLASMLSSSSDSGTQNERRIELNRSLDFIATEVRQAERIEPDANQGLPDAPAFDATDKVPVLTLKIPGVNQRIIYYLAGAEGMWRGPQVIYRWGPNFNSDGSYDDTISPNAWQYEPLIDLISEETSTPDCPMDTTTSPPIRWTANPSTNATGFYSCVSPTGKVASIFHKGQLKKVLDNPEAYALETKVFARTQPPLNIIGGGGTVSGVLSNRRSRVTISNLGGALQCSNGNDVNDGVSGTVLLSSNSASGSSSMSLPDPGGDLVETVEPNTTLAFSVQVRNTTCIRDTTVSSEADQQRQVITLRDGESVPAFETYLEQNGIASFLTAENPRTRQPYLDPDTRKISLAANQLIFLFELGVDFDSSKPLEDQESPFDMQDLVVVATITPDEE, from the coding sequence ATGCTGAGTTCATTAAAGACATTTCCATTGTTTAAGGCTGTCTCCCCCCTATTTTCGCAAGTAAACAACGGGTTTACTCTCACTGAACTTTTGGTTGCGGGAGCCTTAACCACGACAGTTGTCGGCGTCAGCGGTGTGGGGCTTGCTTCTATGCTGAGTTCAAGCTCTGACAGTGGCACCCAAAACGAACGGCGGATTGAGCTAAACCGTTCCCTTGACTTCATTGCTACCGAGGTCAGGCAGGCAGAACGCATCGAACCTGACGCAAACCAGGGCTTGCCTGATGCGCCTGCATTCGATGCCACTGACAAAGTTCCTGTCTTGACCCTCAAGATTCCGGGTGTCAATCAACGAATCATCTATTACCTCGCTGGTGCCGAGGGCATGTGGCGTGGACCTCAAGTCATTTATCGTTGGGGACCCAATTTCAACTCTGACGGTAGCTACGACGATACGATCTCACCTAATGCATGGCAATATGAGCCTTTAATTGATCTGATCTCAGAGGAAACTTCAACGCCCGATTGTCCAATGGACACAACCACTTCACCGCCTATCCGCTGGACCGCTAATCCATCAACAAATGCAACGGGGTTCTATTCGTGCGTGAGTCCCACGGGAAAAGTGGCTAGCATTTTTCATAAGGGTCAACTTAAAAAGGTTTTAGACAATCCTGAAGCCTATGCCTTAGAGACAAAAGTGTTTGCCCGCACACAACCGCCCCTCAATATTATTGGAGGCGGGGGAACAGTATCGGGGGTCTTAAGTAATCGTCGATCCAGAGTGACCATTTCTAACCTGGGAGGCGCTCTTCAGTGCAGCAACGGTAACGATGTCAACGACGGCGTTTCAGGTACGGTTCTATTGAGTTCAAATTCAGCGTCTGGCTCATCAAGTATGTCGCTGCCAGATCCCGGCGGCGACTTGGTAGAGACAGTGGAGCCAAATACAACGTTGGCCTTTTCAGTGCAGGTTAGAAACACAACCTGCATTCGAGATACTACAGTTAGCTCAGAGGCAGATCAACAAAGACAGGTGATCACCCTACGAGACGGTGAAAGCGTGCCTGCGTTTGAGACATATCTAGAGCAAAACGGAATAGCAAGCTTTCTGACAGCTGAGAATCCTAGAACGAGACAGCCTTATCTTGATCCCGATACTCGGAAGATTTCGCTGGCTGCTAACCAGCTCATCTTCTTGTTTGAGCTGGGTGTCGATTTCGACAGCAGTAAACCCCTTGAAGATCAGGAATCGCCCTTCGATATGCAGGATCTGGTGGTCGTTGCCACCATCACGCCTGACGAGGAATAA
- a CDS encoding Arm DNA-binding domain-containing protein has product MRKKISVINDRGMLRLRWTHIGKRHSISLGLEDTRSNRAYAKSIARQIDDDICCGQFDPSKNKYRPQAIGQTGYLAQAYSASSLTIKNETWGFLFGR; this is encoded by the coding sequence GTGAGGAAGAAAATATCAGTGATTAATGATCGCGGCATGTTGCGGTTAAGGTGGACCCACATCGGGAAGCGCCACAGTATTAGCTTGGGGCTAGAGGATACCCGCTCTAATCGAGCCTATGCAAAAAGCATCGCCCGTCAGATTGATGATGATATCTGTTGTGGGCAGTTTGACCCCAGCAAGAACAAGTACAGACCCCAGGCAATAGGCCAAACAGGCTATCTTGCTCAAGCCTATTCAGCCAGTTCGCTGACCATAAAGAACGAAACTTGGGGGTTTCTATTCGGTCGATAG